The following are encoded in a window of Bacillus xiapuensis genomic DNA:
- the pruA gene encoding L-glutamate gamma-semialdehyde dehydrogenase, with the protein MIPYKHEPLTDFSKSSNIAAYQSALKKIQSQLGRDYPLVIGNKKIMTEEKIISRNPADKREVIGLTSKANKELAEKAVQTAAETFESWRKAEPEARADILLKASAIIRRRKHEFSALLTKEAGKPWSEADADTAEAIDFLEYYARQMIQLKNGMPVKSRPGELNRYSYIPLGVGIVLSPWNFPFAIMAGTTAAAIVAGNTVVLKPASAAPVVAAKFVEVMEEAGLPAGVLNYLPGSGTDIGDYLVDHPQTRFISFTGSRDVGLRIFERASKVNEGQIWLKRVIAEMGGKDTIIVDKEADLELAAQSIVKSAFGFSGQKCSACSRAVIVEDVYDHVLQRAAELTKELSVGNPADNPFMGPVIDQSAFDKVMSYIQLGKTEGRMITGGEGDSSHGYFIQPTIVADVDPQSRLMQEEIFGPIVAFSKAKNFHEALEIANNTEYGLTGAVITNSRENMERARKDFHVGNLYFNRGCTGAVVGYQPFGGFNMSGTDSKAGGPDYLQLHMQAKTVSEML; encoded by the coding sequence ATGATTCCTTATAAACACGAACCCTTAACTGACTTTTCCAAATCCAGCAATATCGCGGCCTACCAATCGGCGCTCAAAAAAATCCAGAGCCAGCTAGGCAGAGACTATCCCCTTGTTATCGGCAATAAAAAAATAATGACAGAAGAAAAAATCATCTCCCGCAATCCCGCTGATAAGCGAGAGGTCATCGGTCTCACCTCTAAAGCCAATAAGGAGCTGGCAGAAAAAGCTGTGCAAACTGCTGCAGAAACTTTTGAAAGCTGGAGAAAAGCCGAACCAGAGGCAAGGGCGGACATCCTTCTCAAAGCGTCCGCTATCATTCGCCGCCGCAAGCACGAATTTTCAGCTTTATTAACAAAAGAAGCCGGCAAGCCTTGGAGTGAAGCAGATGCCGATACGGCGGAAGCGATCGATTTTCTTGAATATTATGCCAGACAAATGATTCAACTCAAAAACGGCATGCCAGTCAAAAGCCGGCCCGGCGAACTTAACCGCTACAGCTACATTCCTTTAGGTGTCGGCATTGTCCTGTCCCCATGGAACTTCCCTTTTGCCATTATGGCAGGAACAACGGCGGCGGCCATCGTTGCAGGCAATACGGTTGTATTGAAGCCGGCATCTGCTGCTCCCGTGGTTGCAGCCAAATTTGTGGAGGTCATGGAGGAAGCCGGACTGCCGGCAGGAGTCTTAAACTATCTGCCTGGAAGCGGAACGGACATTGGCGATTATCTAGTTGATCATCCGCAAACACGCTTTATTTCTTTTACAGGTTCCCGCGACGTCGGCTTGCGCATCTTTGAACGGGCTTCTAAAGTAAACGAAGGCCAGATTTGGCTCAAGCGTGTGATCGCAGAAATGGGTGGGAAAGATACGATTATTGTTGACAAAGAAGCAGATTTGGAGCTTGCGGCCCAATCCATTGTCAAATCAGCTTTTGGCTTCTCCGGCCAAAAGTGTTCCGCTTGCTCCCGGGCGGTGATTGTCGAAGACGTATACGATCACGTGCTGCAGCGCGCAGCGGAATTAACGAAGGAGCTAAGTGTCGGTAACCCAGCTGATAATCCTTTCATGGGGCCTGTCATTGATCAATCAGCCTTTGATAAGGTGATGAGTTACATTCAGTTAGGTAAAACGGAGGGGCGTATGATTACTGGCGGTGAAGGAGACAGCTCTCACGGATATTTCATTCAGCCTACAATTGTAGCGGATGTAGATCCGCAATCTCGTTTAATGCAAGAGGAAATATTCGGACCCATTGTGGCTTTCTCTAAAGCAAAAAACTTTCATGAGGCCCTTGAGATTGCCAACAACACGGAGTACGGCTTGACAGGGGCGGTGATCACAAACAGCCGTGAGAACATGGAGCGCGCCCGAAAAGATTTCCATGTAGGCAATCTTTATTTCAACCGCGGCTGCACCGGAGCGGTCGTCGGATATCAGCCATTCGGCGGCTTCAATATGTCGGGCACGGATTCCAAAGCAGGAGGTCCCGATTATTTACAGCTTCATATGCAAGCCAAAACCGTTTCAGAAATGTTATAA
- a CDS encoding proline dehydrogenase family protein: MEALTRSLFLYLSKNALLNHLAKKHGRRWAAGKMIGGTDFQSSIPCIRHLNHAGLSVTVDHLGEFVDTKEIAEERTKECIQTIRMIHREQLDSHVSLKLTSLGLDIHRDLVEANMARILEAAEEHQVMVTIDMEDVPRCQATLDLFKQFKRSHRYVSTVLQAYLYRTASDLDDLNTLKPFIRLVKGAYKESRKHAFPNKQDVDDNYKKLIVKSLQNGNYTAVASHDDQMIEFTKTFTKEHRIPTEQFEFQMLYGMRTRTQLDLVKQGYKVRVYVPYGLEWYGYFMRRLAERPANIAFVFKNFLKK; the protein is encoded by the coding sequence ATGGAAGCCCTTACAAGGAGCTTGTTCTTATATTTGTCCAAAAACGCTCTATTGAACCACCTCGCTAAAAAGCACGGCAGACGCTGGGCTGCCGGAAAAATGATCGGAGGAACCGACTTTCAGAGTTCCATTCCATGCATTCGTCACTTAAATCATGCTGGCTTATCCGTCACTGTCGACCACCTTGGAGAATTTGTGGATACGAAAGAAATTGCAGAGGAACGCACGAAAGAATGCATTCAGACCATCCGGATGATTCACCGCGAACAATTGGATTCCCACGTATCACTGAAGCTGACTTCTTTAGGGCTTGATATCCACCGCGATCTGGTCGAGGCCAATATGGCCAGAATTTTAGAAGCGGCCGAGGAGCATCAGGTGATGGTCACCATTGATATGGAAGATGTTCCGCGCTGCCAGGCTACCCTTGATTTATTTAAACAGTTCAAAAGAAGCCACCGCTATGTCAGCACCGTTTTGCAAGCTTACTTATACCGGACGGCTTCAGATCTGGATGATTTAAACACGCTGAAACCATTCATACGGCTCGTGAAAGGAGCCTATAAAGAATCCCGTAAACACGCCTTTCCAAATAAGCAAGATGTCGATGACAATTATAAAAAGCTTATTGTCAAAAGCCTGCAAAACGGCAATTATACAGCGGTTGCTTCCCACGATGACCAAATGATTGAGTTCACAAAAACATTCACGAAAGAGCATAGAATTCCAACAGAACAATTCGAATTCCAGATGCTTTACGGCATGCGCACCCGCACTCAGCTCGATTTAGTCAAGCAAGGATACAAAGTGAGAGTCTACGTCCCTTACGGCCTTGAATGGTATGGCTACTTTATGCGCAGATTGGCAGAAAGACCGGCCAATATCGCCTTTGTGTTTAAAAACTTCTTAAAAAAATGA
- a CDS encoding PhoX family protein: MAEELNRRKFLTYVGTGVTALTVASTGLGAFTPKVEAKGAKAASHLFGLKKKVSGLNFKPIQPTDKDELVLPRGYKYDVVAAYGDVINKKGDTFGYNNDFTMFFPMRGSNDRGLLWVNHEYISDLWVTGPKKNGKFSKAQIEKLLYNQGGSIIEIYRDEDGVWKMDKNSKFARRITGLTPFKLTGPAKGSKTVGGKDVVQGTFANCSGGKTLWNTVLSAEENYESTVGDASLNETHYGWIVEVDPFNESFAPRKHTALGRFHHENSAMGLTNDGRVVVYMGDDKRDACVYKFISKGKYVKSRKQANSALLEEGTLYAANLKKGEWIALTIDAVRKAVKDNKELLEKFQTQADVLVYADEAAVLLGATPTDRPEDVEISPFDKSVFIAHTNNSDHGNIHGHITRFIEANDDLGSLTFDFEIFACGGRQSGFSAPDNLTFDSAGNLWTVTDISSSSMNKGVFSTFKNNGVFVIPTLGDKQGEAFQFASAPTDAELTGPYFTDDETALFLSVQHPGENTEDIKNPTSMWPHRKGDNQPRPAVVAISGFKY, translated from the coding sequence ATGGCAGAAGAATTAAATCGTCGCAAGTTCTTGACGTATGTGGGAACAGGAGTAACGGCATTAACTGTAGCATCAACAGGCTTAGGCGCTTTTACACCGAAAGTGGAGGCGAAGGGAGCGAAAGCCGCTTCTCATTTGTTCGGTCTTAAAAAGAAGGTGTCAGGATTAAATTTCAAGCCTATTCAGCCAACTGATAAAGACGAGTTAGTATTGCCGCGCGGCTATAAATATGATGTAGTGGCAGCTTATGGAGATGTTATTAACAAGAAAGGCGATACATTCGGCTACAATAACGATTTTACAATGTTTTTCCCTATGCGCGGATCAAATGATCGCGGATTGCTGTGGGTCAATCATGAATACATAAGCGACTTGTGGGTGACAGGTCCGAAAAAGAACGGGAAGTTTTCGAAAGCGCAAATTGAAAAATTATTATACAACCAAGGCGGTTCTATTATTGAAATTTACCGCGACGAAGACGGAGTTTGGAAAATGGACAAAAACTCCAAATTTGCCCGCCGCATTACAGGCTTGACGCCGTTTAAGCTGACGGGGCCGGCTAAGGGCTCCAAAACCGTGGGCGGCAAGGACGTCGTTCAAGGGACGTTCGCCAACTGTTCCGGGGGCAAGACGCTTTGGAATACCGTGCTGTCTGCCGAAGAGAACTATGAATCTACTGTTGGGGATGCTTCCTTAAACGAAACGCATTACGGCTGGATTGTGGAAGTGGATCCGTTTAATGAAAGCTTTGCTCCACGCAAGCATACAGCGTTAGGCCGCTTCCATCATGAGAACTCCGCAATGGGCTTAACAAACGACGGACGTGTTGTCGTATACATGGGGGATGATAAGCGGGACGCTTGCGTTTATAAATTCATCAGTAAAGGCAAGTATGTTAAATCCCGTAAACAAGCGAATTCTGCCTTACTTGAAGAAGGAACGCTTTACGCGGCGAACTTGAAGAAAGGCGAATGGATAGCCTTGACAATTGATGCGGTTCGCAAGGCGGTCAAAGACAATAAAGAGCTTCTGGAAAAATTCCAAACGCAGGCGGATGTTTTAGTATACGCGGATGAGGCTGCAGTTCTGTTGGGCGCTACACCGACTGACCGTCCGGAAGACGTGGAAATCAGTCCTTTCGATAAATCAGTGTTTATCGCTCATACCAATAACTCAGATCATGGCAATATTCACGGCCATATCACTCGTTTCATTGAAGCTAATGATGATTTAGGCTCCTTAACATTTGACTTTGAAATCTTTGCTTGCGGCGGCCGTCAAAGCGGCTTCAGCGCACCGGATAACTTGACATTCGACAGCGCCGGAAATCTGTGGACAGTGACGGATATTTCCTCCAGCTCCATGAATAAGGGTGTGTTCTCCACCTTTAAAAATAACGGTGTATTCGTTATTCCTACTTTAGGAGACAAGCAGGGAGAGGCATTCCAGTTTGCTTCCGCCCCAACGGATGCAGAATTAACAGGTCCTTACTTCACAGATGACGAAACGGCTTTATTCTTATCTGTTCAGCATCCTGGAGAAAACACGGAAGATATCAAAAATCCAACAAGTATGTGGCCGCATCGCAAAGGTGACAATCAGCCGCGCCCAGCTGTTGTGGCTATCTCAGGCTTTAAATACTAG
- a CDS encoding twin-arginine translocase TatA/TatE family subunit yields the protein MLQNIGIPGLILVLVIALIIFGPSKLPEIGRAFGSTLKEFKKSTRDLVSDDADETLDKKKDKKSLT from the coding sequence ATGTTACAAAATATTGGTATTCCTGGACTGATACTGGTCTTGGTGATTGCTTTGATTATTTTCGGTCCATCCAAACTTCCAGAGATTGGTCGAGCTTTCGGGTCAACTTTAAAAGAATTTAAAAAATCTACACGTGATTTAGTATCGGATGATGCTGATGAGACGTTGGATAAGAAGAAGGATAAGAAGAGCCTGACTTAA
- the tatC gene encoding twin-arginine translocase subunit TatC: MLDQSMKATEHFEELRKRLILTLVVFVAFLLLSFTFVQDIYHYIVKDLPFKLALLGPSDIIVVYLMLATVVAVAGTIPVAAHQTWLFVKPALSATERKITLSYIPALFLLFILGISFGYFVLFPIVLSFLMSLSGEMFNTFFTTEKYFKFLLHMTLPFGFLFELPVVIMFLTSLGVLNPYKLRKVRKYAYFALIVTSVLITPPDFLSDVLVIIPLILLYEASVSLSKVVYKKKQAKLLQEENDLNAVN, encoded by the coding sequence ATGCTAGATCAGAGTATGAAGGCAACAGAGCATTTTGAAGAACTGCGGAAAAGGCTGATCCTTACTTTAGTGGTGTTTGTAGCATTTTTGCTATTGTCCTTTACATTCGTACAAGACATTTATCATTATATTGTGAAGGATCTTCCTTTTAAATTGGCGCTTCTTGGACCGAGTGATATCATTGTCGTTTATTTAATGCTTGCGACGGTTGTGGCTGTTGCAGGAACGATACCGGTTGCAGCTCATCAAACCTGGCTGTTTGTTAAGCCGGCTCTTTCGGCAACGGAAAGAAAGATCACCCTTTCTTATATTCCAGCTTTGTTTCTTTTGTTTATTTTAGGTATTTCTTTCGGCTACTTCGTGCTGTTTCCCATTGTCTTATCCTTTCTGATGTCGCTGTCAGGGGAAATGTTTAACACGTTTTTTACTACGGAGAAGTACTTCAAATTTTTATTGCATATGACGCTGCCCTTTGGCTTTTTATTTGAATTGCCGGTAGTCATTATGTTTCTGACAAGTCTGGGGGTATTAAACCCTTACAAGCTGCGCAAGGTAAGGAAATATGCTTACTTCGCTTTGATAGTGACTTCTGTTTTAATTACACCGCCGGATTTCTTGTCCGACGTACTGGTGATCATTCCGTTAATTCTGCTATATGAAGCAAGTGTCAGCTTGTCTAAGGTTGTATATAAAAAGAAACAGGCAAAGCTTCTTCAAGAAGAGAATGATTTAAACGCAGTGAATTAA
- a CDS encoding glutamine--tRNA ligase/YqeY domain fusion protein: MEQHSSNFIRSIIKEDLETGKRDYVVTRFPPEPNGYLHIGHAKSIVINFGLADDFNGKTNLRFDDTNPLKEDQEFVESIKEDVKWLGYEWDDLRYASDYFEEMYNRAVLLIKKGKAYVDDLTAEEMREYRGTLTEPGKESPYRSRSVEENLDLFERMRKGEFANGTKVLRAKIDMASPNLNLRDPALYRVSHAAHHNTGDAWCIYPMYDFAHPIEDAIEGVTHSLCTTEFEDHRPLYDWVIRECEMEHKPQQIEFGRLNITNTVMSKRKLKQLVEEGFVDGWDDPRLPTLSGLRRKGYTPEAIREFIKETGVSKGSGVVDAAMLEHFVREDLKLKAPRTMGVLRPLKVVITNYPEGQVEWLDAEINPENPEMGLRKIPFSREIYIEQEDFMENPPKKYFRLFPGNEVRLKHAYFIKCEEVIKNENGEIVELHCTYDPETKSGTGFTGRKVKGTLHWVDAHHALPAQFRLYEPLILDADENEEEAEEKSFLDYVNKNSLEIVEGFIEPNMSDVKPQDKFQFFRHGYFNVDPKHTTEDKPVFNRIVSLKSSFKLNKK, encoded by the coding sequence TTGGAACAACATTCATCAAACTTTATCAGAAGTATTATTAAGGAAGATTTGGAGACGGGTAAACGGGATTATGTAGTAACTCGCTTTCCGCCCGAGCCGAACGGCTATTTGCATATCGGCCATGCGAAATCAATCGTCATCAACTTCGGCTTAGCGGACGATTTTAACGGGAAAACGAATTTGCGCTTTGATGATACAAATCCGCTCAAGGAAGATCAGGAATTTGTGGAATCAATCAAGGAAGACGTGAAGTGGCTCGGATATGAATGGGACGACTTGCGCTATGCTTCTGATTACTTTGAAGAAATGTATAACCGTGCGGTGCTTCTGATCAAAAAAGGAAAAGCATATGTGGACGATTTAACAGCGGAAGAAATGCGGGAATACCGTGGAACATTAACGGAACCAGGAAAAGAAAGCCCCTATCGCAGCCGCTCAGTAGAAGAAAACCTGGATTTGTTTGAACGCATGCGCAAAGGAGAATTTGCCAACGGAACGAAAGTATTGCGGGCTAAGATTGACATGGCTTCTCCAAACTTGAATTTGCGCGATCCTGCTTTATACCGTGTTTCTCATGCTGCCCATCACAATACAGGAGATGCTTGGTGCATTTACCCAATGTATGATTTCGCCCATCCGATTGAAGACGCCATTGAAGGTGTCACTCACTCTCTATGCACGACCGAGTTTGAAGATCATCGTCCTTTGTATGACTGGGTCATCAGAGAATGTGAAATGGAGCATAAGCCTCAGCAAATTGAATTTGGCCGTTTAAATATCACCAACACAGTTATGAGTAAACGCAAATTAAAGCAGCTCGTTGAGGAAGGCTTTGTCGATGGCTGGGATGATCCGCGTTTACCGACCCTTTCCGGTTTAAGAAGAAAAGGCTATACGCCGGAAGCAATTCGTGAATTCATTAAAGAAACCGGTGTTTCCAAAGGTTCAGGAGTGGTCGATGCAGCCATGCTTGAACATTTTGTCCGCGAAGATTTAAAGCTGAAAGCCCCCCGCACAATGGGCGTGTTAAGACCATTGAAAGTGGTCATTACCAATTATCCAGAAGGACAAGTGGAGTGGCTTGATGCTGAAATTAATCCGGAAAATCCGGAAATGGGCCTGAGAAAAATTCCGTTCTCAAGAGAAATCTATATTGAGCAAGAGGATTTCATGGAGAATCCGCCGAAAAAATATTTCCGTCTCTTCCCCGGCAATGAAGTCCGCTTAAAGCACGCCTACTTCATTAAATGTGAAGAAGTGATTAAAAATGAAAACGGTGAAATCGTAGAGCTTCATTGCACCTATGATCCAGAAACGAAGAGCGGCACCGGATTCACCGGACGCAAAGTGAAAGGAACGCTCCACTGGGTGGATGCTCACCATGCCCTTCCCGCTCAATTCCGTTTATATGAGCCGCTTATTTTGGATGCGGACGAAAACGAAGAAGAAGCGGAAGAAAAATCCTTTCTAGATTATGTCAACAAGAATTCCTTGGAAATTGTAGAAGGATTTATCGAGCCTAATATGTCAGACGTGAAGCCGCAAGATAAGTTTCAATTTTTCCGGCATGGCTATTTCAATGTGGATCCGAAACATACAACAGAAGATAAGCCTGTTTTCAACCGCATCGTTTCGTTGAAAAGTTCATTTAAATTAAATAAAAAATAA
- the recQ gene encoding DNA helicase RecQ has protein sequence MLQQARQFLQSYFGYSSFRQGQEQAISRILEGKNTICVMPTGGGKSLCYQIPALVLPGTAIVISPLISLMKDQVDALQEAGISAAFINSSLSPAEVRETMKAARSGQFKLLYIAPERLESRTFIEELKEMTIPLVAVDEAHCISQWGHDFRPSYRQIQRLGHILSQQPVVLALTATATPKVREDICRLLSIDEEEAVITGFERENLSFSVVQGEDRQQFLKEYSKKNIKEAGIIYAATRKTVDQLYERLKKWNIPAARYHAGMSDGERMSEQERFLADEATVMVATNAFGMGIDKSNIRYVIHYQLPKNMESYYQEAGRAGRDGLASDCILLYSPQDVQTQRFLIDQTLDKERVPRELEKLQFMVEYCYTENCLQSYIVNYFGEKNAKACGRCSNCTDTRGSVDMTREAQMVLSCVIRMGQRYGKSITAQVLTGSRNKRVVEFGFQKLSTYGILKEQSAREVGHFIEFLIAQDLLGIEQGTYPTIFVTSKGKEVLLGQRSVHKKEAVRMKRVSKEDPLFEELRKLRKTLAEQAGVPPFVIFSDHTLQDICAKLPRSPEEFLMVSGVGASKLEKYSEPFLQLLDCYLAKHPERKEDYPVAEAPAESKRKPVKDSHLETFAMYQQQMTAEEIARARDLSLTTVESHLVQCLKEGLEVNISELIPENLYPLIAEAVDKAGNERLKPIKELLPEEVTYGMIKVFLEADKKKMPMNNK, from the coding sequence ATGCTTCAACAAGCCCGACAGTTTTTACAATCTTACTTTGGGTATTCTTCTTTCCGTCAAGGGCAAGAGCAGGCGATCAGCCGGATATTGGAAGGGAAGAATACGATTTGCGTCATGCCGACAGGCGGAGGAAAGTCACTCTGTTATCAAATTCCCGCACTTGTCCTTCCGGGCACGGCCATTGTGATTTCCCCTTTAATTTCATTGATGAAGGACCAGGTGGATGCATTGCAGGAAGCAGGGATTTCCGCCGCTTTTATTAATAGTTCGCTTAGTCCTGCTGAGGTCAGAGAAACGATGAAAGCTGCAAGGAGCGGCCAATTTAAACTGCTGTACATTGCTCCGGAGCGGCTGGAGTCCCGAACATTTATCGAAGAGCTGAAAGAGATGACTATACCTCTCGTAGCAGTGGACGAGGCTCATTGTATTTCACAGTGGGGGCATGATTTCCGCCCTAGTTACCGGCAAATTCAGCGATTGGGGCACATTCTTTCGCAGCAGCCGGTCGTGCTTGCTTTGACGGCTACTGCGACGCCGAAGGTCCGGGAAGATATTTGCCGGCTGCTTTCCATTGATGAAGAGGAAGCGGTCATTACCGGGTTTGAACGGGAAAATCTATCTTTTTCTGTTGTTCAAGGAGAGGACCGTCAACAATTTTTAAAAGAATATAGTAAGAAAAACATAAAGGAAGCTGGCATTATATATGCTGCTACGAGAAAAACGGTCGACCAGCTGTATGAGCGTTTAAAAAAATGGAACATCCCAGCGGCTCGCTATCATGCGGGAATGAGTGATGGGGAACGGATGAGTGAACAGGAGCGTTTTTTAGCGGATGAGGCGACCGTGATGGTAGCAACCAACGCTTTTGGAATGGGGATTGATAAGTCCAATATTCGTTATGTCATTCATTATCAGCTGCCGAAGAATATGGAAAGCTATTATCAGGAAGCCGGCCGCGCTGGACGAGACGGATTAGCCAGCGATTGTATTCTTTTGTATTCTCCTCAGGATGTTCAGACGCAGCGCTTCTTAATCGATCAAACGCTGGATAAAGAACGAGTGCCGCGGGAACTCGAGAAGCTTCAGTTTATGGTGGAATATTGCTATACAGAAAATTGTTTGCAGAGCTACATCGTCAACTACTTCGGTGAAAAGAATGCCAAAGCTTGCGGACGCTGCAGCAATTGTACTGATACACGAGGAAGCGTCGACATGACCAGAGAAGCCCAGATGGTATTATCTTGCGTCATCAGAATGGGGCAGCGGTACGGCAAATCGATTACCGCTCAAGTGCTGACTGGCTCAAGAAATAAAAGGGTAGTAGAGTTTGGCTTTCAGAAGCTTTCCACTTACGGAATTTTAAAAGAGCAAAGCGCCAGAGAAGTGGGGCACTTTATCGAATTTCTGATTGCTCAAGATCTGTTAGGGATTGAACAGGGCACGTACCCGACGATTTTTGTTACGAGTAAAGGGAAGGAAGTATTGCTTGGCCAGCGATCGGTCCATAAAAAAGAAGCGGTCCGCATGAAGCGGGTGTCCAAGGAAGATCCTCTGTTTGAAGAGCTGCGAAAACTGAGAAAGACTTTGGCTGAACAAGCGGGGGTTCCGCCTTTCGTTATTTTCTCTGATCACACTCTCCAGGATATATGCGCCAAACTGCCGCGATCGCCGGAGGAGTTCCTAATGGTCAGCGGAGTGGGGGCAAGCAAGCTTGAGAAGTACAGTGAGCCATTTCTACAATTACTGGACTGTTATCTTGCCAAGCACCCGGAACGGAAAGAGGATTATCCAGTCGCTGAAGCTCCTGCTGAGTCGAAGAGGAAACCGGTGAAGGACTCCCATTTGGAGACGTTTGCTATGTATCAGCAGCAAATGACTGCGGAAGAAATCGCGCGCGCTCGAGATTTAAGCCTGACGACTGTTGAAAGTCATTTGGTTCAATGCCTTAAGGAGGGACTGGAGGTGAATATATCCGAGTTAATTCCGGAGAACCTGTACCCTCTTATCGCCGAAGCGGTTGACAAAGCGGGAAACGAGCGCTTAAAGCCGATTAAAGAGCTTCTTCCCGAAGAAGTGACGTACGGGATGATTAAAGTCTTTCTCGAAGCCGATAAGAAAAAAATGCCCATGAATAATAAATAG
- a CDS encoding DUF2512 family protein yields the protein MRHLTAIIMKFVAVSVILYVGFSVVAEANIAEVLLMSAVVTIISYVLGDLMVLPFSGNSIAVLSDIVLSAFVLWGLGYVLDNIMASFVNAMVFSVFLAIGEWFFHIYMQERVLETRYKDPRHA from the coding sequence TTGAGACATCTGACTGCGATTATAATGAAGTTTGTAGCAGTGTCAGTCATTCTTTATGTGGGGTTTAGTGTCGTCGCTGAAGCCAATATAGCGGAAGTGCTGCTGATGAGCGCGGTTGTAACGATCATTTCCTATGTGCTGGGTGATTTAATGGTTCTGCCTTTCTCAGGAAATTCTATTGCCGTTCTCAGTGATATCGTGCTTTCTGCCTTTGTGCTTTGGGGCTTAGGATATGTTCTGGATAACATCATGGCTTCGTTTGTAAATGCTATGGTCTTTTCCGTCTTTTTGGCAATTGGGGAATGGTTCTTTCATATTTATATGCAAGAAAGAGTCTTGGAGACGAGGTATAAGGATCCCCGCCATGCTTAA
- a CDS encoding DUF2254 domain-containing protein encodes MKERWDLKLKNNIWIIPSFYSFTAFLLAAVVIWLDISHYPLIKAWVPNRLLTSIGLAETILGAIAGSLLTMTSITFSTLMVVLTTYSGQFSPRTLQNFIRDKVTLRVLGIFMGGFVYSMFSLLFLRDIPGGHPVISAAVGVIIAFICLAFFAHFLQHVAQSIQVNKLIRQLTEDATSSISKMAQRIEKEKRSQRVFQCPVIEQKQVTVYTSAAYGFTQLYEIERLFDLACQDQCTVEILLPIGSFITRKTELMKIYHSQELTGNFIDAVQIGDDRTTMQDLEFGVQKLGEITLRALAPGANDPNTAIDGIKHMGMCLDEASHQDGRYIVYYEGEIPRLIIAQKPFEEVLYQAFYEICYSGRDRVSVLLAVFEALIEIANKNTENIKGKIYHFGEYVLNKVEEGILNKDDRKKLQEKFVILKKICKQENV; translated from the coding sequence ATGAAAGAAAGATGGGATTTAAAGTTAAAAAATAATATTTGGATCATTCCAAGCTTTTATAGTTTCACGGCTTTTCTGTTAGCCGCTGTCGTAATCTGGCTGGATATTTCTCACTATCCGCTCATAAAGGCTTGGGTGCCTAATCGTTTGCTGACAAGCATTGGTTTGGCCGAAACGATATTAGGAGCCATTGCCGGCTCGCTATTAACGATGACATCCATTACCTTTTCAACACTAATGGTCGTTTTAACTACATACTCCGGCCAGTTTTCACCGCGCACACTGCAAAATTTCATCCGAGACAAGGTGACTCTACGAGTGCTGGGAATATTCATGGGCGGCTTCGTTTATTCGATGTTTTCGCTTTTATTCCTTCGGGATATTCCTGGGGGACATCCGGTTATTTCGGCTGCCGTTGGCGTGATTATCGCTTTTATCTGTCTTGCTTTTTTTGCTCATTTTCTTCAGCATGTGGCTCAATCCATTCAAGTAAATAAATTGATCAGACAATTGACGGAAGATGCCACTTCCTCCATTTCTAAAATGGCACAAAGAATCGAGAAAGAAAAAAGGAGCCAGCGGGTATTTCAGTGCCCTGTTATTGAACAAAAGCAGGTAACAGTCTATACGTCCGCTGCATATGGCTTTACGCAGCTGTATGAAATTGAGCGATTATTTGATCTGGCTTGCCAAGATCAGTGCACGGTAGAAATTTTGCTGCCGATCGGTTCTTTCATTACGAGAAAAACAGAATTAATGAAAATCTACCATTCCCAAGAGCTGACAGGAAATTTCATTGACGCTGTTCAGATTGGTGATGATCGCACAACTATGCAGGATTTAGAGTTTGGAGTCCAAAAGCTTGGAGAAATTACGCTTCGGGCTCTGGCTCCGGGAGCGAATGATCCGAACACTGCTATCGACGGGATCAAGCATATGGGCATGTGCTTGGATGAAGCAAGCCATCAGGACGGCCGCTATATCGTTTATTACGAGGGAGAAATTCCGCGGCTTATTATTGCTCAGAAACCATTCGAAGAGGTCTTGTACCAGGCATTTTATGAAATATGCTACTCGGGTAGAGACCGGGTATCTGTGTTATTAGCTGTATTCGAAGCGTTAATTGAGATTGCTAACAAAAACACAGAAAATATTAAAGGGAAGATCTATCATTTCGGTGAATATGTTCTAAACAAAGTAGAAGAAGGCATACTAAATAAAGATGATCGAAAAAAATTGCAGGAAAAGTTCGTTATTTTGAAGAAAATTTGTAAACAGGAAAATGTTTAG